One Myxococcota bacterium DNA segment encodes these proteins:
- a CDS encoding bifunctional methionine sulfoxide reductase B/A protein, whose translation MSATKYSKPSEVDLQKKLTPLQYQVTQKNATEPPFQNAYWDNHDEGLFVDITTGEPLFSSRDKFDSGTGWPSFTRPVESNHVKQKTDSTLGLTRTEVRSQIGDAHLGHIFNDGPLPQGVRYCINSAALKFVPVAKLESEGYGQYKALFDQPKVKITPIAQNQCTTGCSTSYETAILAGGCFWGMEEILRKVPGVVQTEVGYTGGTTKNPTYEQVKTGKTGHAEAIRIVFDPQKLSYEDLLKKWFFKMHDSSTLNRQGNDVGTQYRSAIFYLSPEQQKIAAQVKKQIPGAVTEIKSAGDFEAAEKYHQEYLKKNPGGYTCHYLRP comes from the coding sequence ATGAGCGCGACAAAATATTCAAAACCCAGCGAAGTAGATTTGCAGAAAAAACTAACACCCCTGCAATATCAAGTGACCCAAAAGAATGCGACCGAACCGCCCTTTCAAAATGCTTATTGGGATAACCATGATGAAGGCCTGTTTGTGGATATTACCACAGGAGAGCCCCTATTTAGCTCAAGAGACAAATTTGATTCCGGCACCGGCTGGCCTAGTTTTACCAGACCCGTTGAGTCAAATCATGTCAAACAAAAGACGGACAGCACGCTTGGGCTAACCCGCACAGAGGTTCGGTCCCAAATCGGCGACGCGCATCTGGGGCACATATTTAATGACGGGCCTCTGCCCCAGGGCGTTCGGTACTGCATTAATTCCGCAGCTTTAAAATTCGTTCCGGTGGCCAAGCTGGAGAGCGAAGGCTACGGGCAATATAAAGCGCTATTTGATCAGCCGAAAGTGAAGATTACACCCATTGCTCAAAACCAATGCACGACTGGCTGCAGCACGAGCTATGAAACAGCTATCTTAGCGGGTGGCTGCTTTTGGGGCATGGAAGAAATCTTGCGCAAGGTGCCTGGCGTGGTGCAAACGGAAGTGGGCTATACCGGCGGGACGACCAAAAATCCAACTTATGAGCAGGTAAAAACCGGTAAGACCGGGCATGCGGAGGCTATTCGCATTGTATTTGACCCTCAAAAGCTTTCTTATGAAGATTTGCTCAAAAAGTGGTTTTTTAAGATGCATGACTCCAGCACTCTGAATCGGCAAGGCAATGATGTCGGTACCCAATATCGGTCGGCCATTTTCTATCTGTCGCCCGAGCAGCAGAAAATCGCCGCGCAGGTTAAAAAACAGATTCCGGGGGCTGTGACGGAAATTAAAAGTGCCGGCGACTTTGAGGCCGCGGAGAAGTATCACCAAGAATACTTAAAGAAGAACCCCGGCGGTTATACCTGCCACTATCTGAGGCCCTAG
- a CDS encoding alpha/beta hydrolase translates to MPSISSTHFVSKAIHVDKMSITPRQEPLDQTIPAQVAPDKPVCRSVWRHMIGVGMEAHYQWSGFCLSRRGFVSRLLPTQFGSLRAFDGVNSKAPIDATVVVLHGFGASSLDYADLMMSVSKQVKRVIGIDLPGHGGSVTVANATVSQMGAALCEAVSGLDVKSPLVVFGNSMGGLAASLLALYPGNQVDALVLSSPAGAPMTEEAFSELKSIFSLRDCGQADSFVQRIFANPPRGFMRHVYQGAVRNQFEQPALHHLLATVSSKDLLTAQSLSALHAKTTVYWGEQDKVLPKEQEDFWKLCRNQAIRVVDVPGAGHMPFFEDLKLVSGWIVDACREASKGAKVN, encoded by the coding sequence ATGCCTAGTATTAGTTCAACACACTTTGTCTCTAAAGCCATTCATGTTGATAAAATGTCGATAACGCCCAGACAAGAGCCGCTTGATCAAACGATACCAGCCCAGGTGGCGCCTGATAAACCAGTTTGTCGCAGTGTTTGGCGGCATATGATTGGCGTGGGCATGGAAGCGCACTATCAGTGGTCCGGGTTCTGCTTAAGTCGACGCGGTTTTGTGTCCCGATTGCTGCCTACGCAGTTTGGGTCGTTGCGGGCCTTTGACGGGGTTAACTCTAAGGCGCCGATCGATGCGACGGTAGTTGTTTTACACGGCTTTGGCGCCAGTTCCCTCGATTATGCGGACTTAATGATGTCGGTTTCTAAGCAAGTAAAGCGCGTGATTGGTATCGATTTGCCAGGGCACGGCGGTAGTGTGACCGTGGCCAATGCGACCGTGTCTCAAATGGGTGCAGCGCTTTGCGAGGCGGTGTCTGGTTTGGATGTCAAATCGCCTTTGGTGGTTTTCGGCAATTCAATGGGCGGCCTGGCGGCTAGCTTGTTGGCTTTGTATCCGGGTAATCAAGTGGATGCGCTGGTGCTGAGCTCCCCCGCCGGCGCTCCCATGACCGAAGAAGCGTTCAGTGAATTGAAATCGATTTTTTCTCTGCGAGATTGCGGTCAGGCAGATTCATTTGTTCAGCGCATTTTTGCTAATCCGCCGCGAGGCTTCATGCGGCATGTCTATCAAGGCGCGGTGCGCAATCAGTTTGAACAACCTGCTTTGCATCACTTGCTGGCTACCGTCAGCAGCAAAGATTTATTAACCGCTCAGAGCCTGAGCGCACTTCACGCCAAAACCACAGTGTATTGGGGCGAACAAGATAAAGTTCTACCAAAAGAACAGGAGGACTTTTGGAAGTTATGTAGGAACCAAGCGATTCGAGTTGTAGATGTCCCGGGCGCAGGGCACATGCCCTTTTTCGAGGATTTAAAATTGGTTTCTGGCTGGATTGTGGATGCGTGCAGAGAGGCGTCTAAAGGGGCCAAGGTTAACTAG
- a CDS encoding pentapeptide repeat-containing protein encodes MIHLQIAVIAAISILIPANLFASPPYVVIKPSNPYYYISAAVTNAQVPAGTQVSGYVINSHANLSNAKLAKMNLQGAFLAYSNLTKADFSGVNMQLGDIAFAHASGANFAGAKLSGTAMSGADLTGAIFDNAQVFSAPAENATFTHASLKKVQMGYANVAGSSFRHADLTGASMSGVAANGADFYKANLKGANFTGADLSGAKNFAFAEVDSTTVFENTIMPDGTMKNMASKKVLPSDAGSGAPVYVTPDNPFYILVSVGNAANYDSIVKGYHLKPFANLRGANLSSANLSGSSLAFANLTGANLNKSFCQQMNLNGAHAQKIKLNGAKLSGLSATLGDFEKASFRGAQMHLVALTFGNFRNSNFEKADLAFATLNGSDFTGAKLRYVNLASTDVNGANFTNADMTGINLSNADLTGSTLTGALLKEAIFCNTLMPDGTVKAPRAGMCPDQPE; translated from the coding sequence ATGATTCACTTGCAAATAGCGGTTATCGCAGCCATTTCAATTTTAATACCTGCAAACCTTTTTGCATCGCCCCCATACGTCGTTATCAAGCCAAGCAACCCTTACTATTATATCAGCGCTGCTGTTACCAACGCACAGGTACCTGCTGGCACTCAGGTCAGCGGTTACGTTATCAATAGCCACGCAAACTTAAGCAACGCCAAACTTGCCAAAATGAACTTGCAAGGTGCATTTTTAGCCTATTCGAATCTCACCAAAGCAGATTTCTCCGGCGTTAACATGCAACTTGGCGATATCGCGTTCGCTCATGCGAGCGGCGCCAACTTCGCTGGCGCAAAACTCTCAGGCACGGCCATGAGCGGCGCCGATCTAACCGGGGCGATTTTTGACAACGCCCAAGTGTTTTCGGCCCCGGCTGAAAACGCCACTTTCACCCATGCCAGCCTAAAAAAGGTACAGATGGGTTACGCGAACGTTGCAGGGTCGTCCTTCAGGCATGCGGATCTAACGGGCGCCAGTATGAGCGGGGTTGCCGCCAACGGCGCGGATTTTTACAAGGCCAATCTCAAAGGCGCAAACTTCACCGGCGCAGACCTCAGCGGAGCAAAAAACTTTGCCTTTGCTGAGGTCGATAGCACAACCGTGTTCGAAAATACCATCATGCCCGATGGCACGATGAAGAACATGGCTTCGAAAAAAGTGTTACCAAGTGATGCAGGCAGCGGTGCGCCGGTCTATGTAACGCCCGACAACCCATTTTACATTTTGGTTTCGGTAGGAAACGCCGCTAATTACGACAGCATTGTAAAAGGTTACCACCTAAAGCCTTTTGCCAATCTTAGAGGCGCTAATCTTTCCAGCGCCAATTTATCCGGCTCCTCGCTCGCATTTGCAAACCTAACAGGCGCCAACTTAAATAAGAGCTTTTGCCAGCAAATGAATCTAAACGGCGCACATGCCCAAAAGATTAAACTCAATGGCGCCAAGCTTTCCGGGCTGTCTGCCACTTTAGGCGATTTTGAAAAGGCGAGTTTTCGAGGCGCGCAAATGCATTTGGTCGCCCTTACTTTTGGCAATTTTCGAAACAGTAATTTTGAGAAAGCGGACCTCGCCTTTGCCACGTTGAACGGGTCCGATTTTACCGGGGCAAAACTCCGCTACGTGAATCTCGCTAGTACAGATGTTAACGGCGCCAATTTCACCAACGCCGACATGACAGGCATCAACCTCAGCAACGCGGATTTAACCGGCTCCACCTTAACGGGAGCACTTCTAAAGGAGGCCATTTTTTGCAACACCCTCATGCCAGACGGCACCGTGAAAGCCCCCCGTGCCGGCATGTGCCCCGACCAGCCGGAGTGA
- a CDS encoding phosphotransferase has protein sequence MEEQTNKPWQAENIVTAELATLLISQQFPKLTVDTILPMGAGWDNTAYLVNQNLVFRFPRRQIAVDLMTHESRVLTQIAHRLPLPVPLPIYIGQASTHFPWPFSGYTLLPGQTACEAALSANERVAAAKPLAEFLKALHSITPPKEAPADTLGRADPKLRWGRTLAQLNKINTLQIFANMKPLFRQLEELKDLQELELSPNQNVLCHGDLYARHILIATNRTPCGIIDWGDVHIGNRAVDLSLAFAFLPPAGREIFFEYYGTVDRLTLRLAQLRALFSLATLLVFSHDIKEEALFNEAHWSLGMIK, from the coding sequence ATGGAGGAGCAGACAAACAAACCTTGGCAAGCTGAAAATATCGTTACTGCAGAGCTGGCAACGTTGTTAATTAGTCAACAATTTCCCAAACTAACGGTAGACACCATCCTACCCATGGGTGCCGGCTGGGACAACACGGCTTATTTGGTCAATCAAAACTTAGTCTTCCGATTTCCAAGAAGACAGATTGCCGTCGATTTAATGACGCATGAATCACGGGTCTTAACGCAGATCGCCCATCGATTGCCCCTGCCCGTGCCACTGCCTATTTATATTGGTCAGGCGTCTACTCATTTTCCGTGGCCCTTTAGCGGGTACACCCTCCTGCCCGGGCAGACCGCATGTGAGGCGGCCTTGAGCGCGAATGAGCGCGTGGCTGCCGCGAAGCCTTTGGCTGAGTTTCTAAAAGCATTGCACAGCATAACACCACCCAAAGAAGCCCCGGCGGATACTTTAGGCCGCGCGGACCCCAAATTACGTTGGGGAAGAACGCTTGCGCAGCTTAATAAAATCAACACGCTGCAAATATTCGCCAATATGAAGCCGCTCTTTCGGCAGCTGGAAGAACTCAAAGACCTCCAGGAGCTTGAACTTTCCCCGAACCAAAATGTGCTCTGCCATGGAGATTTATACGCCAGGCATATACTCATCGCAACAAATCGAACTCCCTGCGGTATCATCGACTGGGGCGATGTGCATATTGGCAACCGCGCGGTGGATTTATCGTTGGCATTCGCATTTCTACCTCCAGCGGGCCGCGAGATATTTTTTGAGTATTATGGAACAGTAGATCGACTGACCTTAAGATTAGCGCAGTTGAGAGCTTTATTCAGCCTGGCAACGCTTTTAGTATTTAGCCATGACATCAAAGAGGAAGCGCTTTTCAATGAGGCGCATTGGTCTTTGGGAATGATTAAGTGA
- a CDS encoding pirin family protein, which produces MIQLRKSNDRGHAKHGWLDTYYTFSFANYHDPKFVGFRDLLVINEDRIQPGQGFGKHPHENMEIITYILEGELEHKDSMGTGSVIRPGDIQRMSAGTGVIHSEFNHSQTQMVHLLQIWITPQQKGIKPGYEEKRFSTDEKKNRLKLVASPTGEDGSVTIHQDVKLYVTLLESSQKVEHLFALGRHGWIQVARGGVKLNEQILEAGDGAAISGEPQIELIADKASEVLLFDLV; this is translated from the coding sequence ATGATCCAACTTCGAAAATCAAACGACCGAGGTCATGCCAAACATGGGTGGCTCGATACTTACTACACATTCTCCTTCGCCAACTACCATGATCCCAAATTTGTGGGCTTCCGCGATTTGCTGGTCATCAATGAAGATCGCATCCAACCGGGGCAAGGTTTTGGAAAACACCCTCATGAGAACATGGAGATTATTACCTACATTCTGGAGGGCGAGCTGGAGCATAAAGACAGCATGGGCACTGGCTCCGTGATTCGCCCTGGCGATATTCAACGCATGAGCGCCGGCACTGGCGTTATCCATAGCGAGTTTAATCATTCACAAACGCAAATGGTTCATCTGCTACAGATTTGGATCACGCCGCAACAAAAGGGCATAAAACCTGGCTACGAAGAGAAGCGCTTTTCGACCGATGAAAAAAAGAACCGTTTAAAGCTGGTCGCTTCACCCACGGGTGAAGATGGTTCAGTAACGATTCATCAAGATGTGAAACTTTACGTGACCCTCTTGGAAAGCAGTCAAAAAGTGGAGCATCTCTTTGCACTTGGCCGCCATGGCTGGATACAAGTCGCGCGGGGCGGCGTTAAGTTAAATGAGCAAATTTTAGAAGCAGGTGACGGGGCCGCTATTAGCGGCGAGCCTCAAATCGAACTAATCGCCGATAAGGCGTCAGAAGTACTACTATTTGACTTGGTCTGA
- a CDS encoding S49 family peptidase, which translates to MKFIKLLFGSALLLAFFGFMVLAIREYKVEQCNIAVIPILGEIVSYAQGEMKSTTPDEVLAQLRQAEKNPDILGVLASIDSSGGQPAAGEAITNGFKHASKPVVAQIGDMGLSAAYMIATGAKTIIASRFSDVGAIGITMSYLEKSEKNTKDGLKYVSLSSAEFKDHGTEHKPLAPRERVFIERNLKDWHDHFTELVSENRRLPLEQVKKLANGSSLSGSLAMENKLIDQLGDKETARVWFAKTLKIAPRDVVFCKE; encoded by the coding sequence GTGAAGTTCATAAAACTGCTATTTGGGTCCGCGTTGCTGTTGGCTTTCTTTGGATTTATGGTTTTGGCCATCAGAGAGTATAAAGTTGAACAATGCAATATCGCGGTAATACCTATCTTGGGTGAAATTGTTTCGTACGCTCAAGGTGAAATGAAGAGCACAACGCCAGATGAAGTCCTAGCCCAGCTTCGTCAGGCAGAAAAAAATCCGGACATCTTAGGTGTATTAGCATCTATCGATTCGTCGGGCGGCCAACCGGCTGCTGGAGAAGCTATCACCAACGGATTCAAACATGCCTCTAAACCGGTGGTGGCGCAAATAGGAGACATGGGACTCTCTGCTGCTTATATGATTGCAACGGGTGCAAAAACGATTATTGCATCACGATTTTCGGACGTTGGAGCCATTGGAATCACAATGTCTTATTTAGAAAAAAGTGAAAAAAATACCAAAGATGGACTGAAATATGTTTCTTTAAGCTCTGCCGAATTTAAAGACCATGGAACAGAACATAAGCCACTCGCTCCTAGAGAAAGGGTGTTCATAGAACGAAATTTGAAAGATTGGCATGACCATTTCACGGAATTAGTTTCCGAGAACAGACGTTTGCCCCTCGAACAGGTCAAAAAACTTGCCAACGGTTCGTCTTTATCTGGATCGCTCGCAATGGAAAATAAGCTCATTGATCAACTGGGTGATAAAGAAACAGCAAGAGTCTGGTTTGCAAAAACGTTGAAAATTGCGCCCCGTGATGTGGTCTTTTGTAAGGAGTAG
- a CDS encoding ankyrin repeat domain-containing protein produces the protein MKLLLNILILGFALFQMGSSCESELNRIVPDPHNYPLHSAVKFNRMEEVRKLIEQDGISANSSDNNRNTPMHIAAYQGDISMIKYLASKGADLNARDAPKGRTPLHVAAAQSHWLSGYQDVINTLIELGADVHAVDNDKKQTALHRAAYWLKEENVEALIAKGANPHARNSQNRTPCDEINDRWSAMTDRSRETLRASVSKIRDLVCTH, from the coding sequence ATGAAACTACTCCTCAATATCTTGATCTTAGGCTTCGCGCTTTTTCAAATGGGTTCTTCCTGTGAAAGTGAGCTGAATCGTATAGTACCCGATCCTCATAACTATCCCTTGCACTCTGCGGTCAAATTCAATCGGATGGAAGAAGTGCGAAAGTTAATTGAACAAGATGGCATTTCGGCTAATTCATCGGATAACAATAGAAATACGCCCATGCATATTGCAGCTTATCAAGGCGATATCTCTATGATTAAGTATTTGGCAAGCAAAGGAGCGGATTTAAATGCGCGAGACGCTCCCAAAGGAAGAACTCCGCTTCACGTAGCCGCTGCGCAAAGTCATTGGTTATCAGGCTATCAAGACGTGATAAACACGCTAATTGAACTAGGTGCGGATGTCCACGCTGTGGATAACGACAAGAAGCAAACAGCGCTCCATAGGGCTGCCTATTGGTTGAAGGAAGAGAATGTCGAAGCTCTCATCGCAAAAGGGGCAAATCCCCATGCTCGAAACTCGCAGAATAGAACTCCTTGTGACGAAATTAACGATCGTTGGAGTGCTATGACCGACAGAAGTCGTGAAACCTTAAGAGCGAGTGTCAGCAAAATTAGAGACTTGGTTTGCACGCATTAA
- a CDS encoding AI-2E family transporter, whose protein sequence is MTTSKTSPWFQSIALIVFLSVLFVSRYMVILTLIGVGIGVLLTPILDRAQTLFKLKRGYAALLVFVTFLLSSLALLLAFGWIIVDQANAFVAGFPELSLNVQSQLERLFNNFPWLRSYIQNIDMSDGLKTLLFTVGSGAHDGLAAFGGAVVAIFIGLYLAVEADYYFRGFLRAVPAAYQKRTEHILSRCGKVTQTWFVGQLLDMAIIGLLTTAGLWLVGVDYWAFFGLLTAIFGIIPYVGTLIVVVAVSLVTLATDIQQIPWVLLVFFITQQIEGNILLPMVMKAQVQIPEALLVIAMLFFGFWFGLLGVFIATPLTAILLCLYHELYLVEKTL, encoded by the coding sequence ATGACTACCAGTAAAACCTCACCATGGTTTCAATCGATTGCTTTGATTGTATTCCTTTCGGTCCTCTTTGTATCACGTTACATGGTGATACTGACGCTTATCGGCGTTGGCATTGGTGTCTTATTAACCCCCATCTTGGACCGCGCCCAAACTTTATTTAAGCTTAAGCGGGGCTATGCGGCCCTGTTGGTCTTTGTCACGTTTTTATTGTCGTCTCTTGCGCTTTTATTAGCGTTCGGATGGATTATTGTTGACCAAGCGAATGCATTCGTAGCTGGTTTCCCTGAACTTTCTTTGAATGTCCAAAGCCAACTTGAACGTTTGTTCAATAATTTCCCTTGGCTGCGTTCCTATATTCAAAACATTGATATGTCAGACGGGTTAAAAACTCTATTGTTCACTGTTGGCAGCGGAGCACACGACGGCCTGGCGGCCTTCGGTGGCGCTGTTGTAGCGATATTTATTGGACTTTATCTGGCGGTGGAAGCGGACTACTATTTTCGAGGGTTTCTGCGAGCAGTCCCAGCTGCCTATCAAAAACGTACGGAACATATTCTGAGCCGTTGTGGCAAAGTGACCCAAACTTGGTTCGTCGGCCAATTGCTCGACATGGCCATTATTGGATTGCTAACAACGGCAGGGCTGTGGTTGGTAGGCGTCGATTATTGGGCATTTTTCGGTCTCTTAACCGCTATATTTGGCATTATCCCTTACGTCGGAACGCTTATTGTGGTTGTGGCGGTTTCTTTGGTAACACTCGCAACGGATATCCAGCAGATACCATGGGTTTTGCTAGTTTTCTTTATAACCCAACAGATCGAAGGCAATATTCTGCTGCCCATGGTGATGAAAGCTCAGGTCCAGATTCCTGAAGCATTGCTCGTCATCGCAATGCTATTTTTCGGCTTCTGGTTTGGGCTTTTGGGTGTTTTTATTGCAACGCCACTAACGGCCATTCTATTATGTCTGTATCATGAGCTTTACTTGGTCGAAAAAACATTATGA
- a CDS encoding biotin/lipoyl-containing protein has protein sequence MKLIASLEGKEHAIQIDPSGEITLDGQVYQVDARRLGPDVTSVLINGRSYDIDVEPLNPADPLDGRLAVRVRGRVIPVEILGERALKMKKARGLNPVASGPLKITSPMPGKLMRLLVAAGDKVLEGQGVAVVEAMKMENELKAQRSGLVKEVFAATGDTLERGTLILTIA, from the coding sequence ATGAAATTAATTGCCTCATTAGAGGGCAAAGAACATGCCATCCAAATTGACCCAAGCGGCGAAATCACTTTAGATGGCCAAGTCTATCAAGTGGACGCTAGGCGCCTAGGCCCTGATGTCACATCGGTACTCATCAACGGTCGCAGTTACGATATCGATGTTGAGCCTTTAAATCCGGCAGACCCGCTGGATGGTCGTCTGGCAGTCAGAGTACGTGGGCGCGTCATCCCCGTAGAAATCCTAGGCGAACGCGCCCTTAAAATGAAGAAAGCTAGAGGCCTAAATCCTGTAGCCAGCGGGCCGTTAAAAATCACCTCACCGATGCCAGGCAAATTAATGCGCCTCTTAGTCGCAGCCGGCGATAAAGTTCTAGAAGGCCAAGGCGTAGCTGTTGTTGAAGCCATGAAAATGGAAAACGAACTCAAAGCGCAACGTAGCGGCCTTGTAAAAGAAGTCTTTGCCGCCACAGGCGACACCTTAGAGCGCGGAACGCTTATTCTTACGATAGCATAG
- a CDS encoding acetyl-CoA carboxylase biotin carboxylase subunit → MKIRKILVANRGEIAVRVMRTCRDLGIDSVAVYSEPDRKALHVRYATEAFFIGPASAAQSYLNIEKIIAVAKQSGADAIHPGYGFLSENAHFAAAVEEAGFIFIGPKAHSIESMGSKTRARQIMQAAGVPVVPGLTEAITDPTSAMAAAVEIGFPVMLKAAAGGGGRGMRLVSKPEDFLSCLESAQSESQNAFGDSAMYIEKFLEKPRHIEVQIFADSHGRVFSFPERECSVQRRHQKVIEESPSTFVTPPMREKMGEVARQAARAVDYLGAGTIEFLVDAHRNFYFMEMNTRLQVEHPITEMVTDLDLVEMQILVAQGEPLPFEQSDLDPTGWAIEARVCAEDPNQNFIPSPGLIKSYKQPGGPYVRTDMAIYGGYEVAVDYDSMIGKIITWAPTRDVALRRLDRALSELIIQGCVTNTTFLRQILNFHPFHSGDYDTSIIDRLWAETSDWVQDSDRIAALLGAALFYQEHECSLQTNVQLNHEKPDALSAWQQTLGLGL, encoded by the coding sequence ATGAAAATCCGCAAAATTCTCGTGGCGAATCGAGGCGAGATTGCCGTTCGAGTGATGCGAACCTGCCGCGATTTGGGCATCGATTCGGTGGCAGTCTATTCAGAGCCCGACCGAAAAGCCCTCCACGTACGCTATGCGACCGAAGCGTTCTTTATCGGTCCCGCTAGCGCTGCGCAAAGCTATTTGAACATTGAAAAAATCATTGCCGTTGCCAAGCAATCCGGTGCCGATGCTATTCACCCAGGCTACGGCTTCTTGTCCGAAAATGCGCATTTTGCGGCTGCCGTAGAAGAAGCTGGCTTCATTTTTATTGGCCCTAAGGCGCATTCTATAGAATCGATGGGCTCTAAAACCAGAGCCAGGCAAATCATGCAGGCTGCCGGTGTGCCCGTCGTTCCAGGTTTAACGGAGGCTATCACAGACCCAACAAGTGCAATGGCTGCCGCCGTCGAAATCGGCTTTCCCGTCATGCTCAAAGCCGCAGCGGGCGGAGGCGGGCGCGGCATGCGCTTAGTGTCTAAACCAGAAGATTTTCTAAGCTGCCTGGAGTCAGCCCAAAGCGAGTCGCAAAATGCCTTTGGCGACAGCGCCATGTACATCGAGAAGTTTTTAGAAAAACCCAGACACATCGAAGTGCAAATTTTCGCCGACAGTCACGGTCGCGTGTTTTCTTTCCCCGAACGCGAATGCTCCGTTCAAAGGCGCCATCAAAAGGTCATTGAAGAATCCCCTAGTACATTTGTGACGCCGCCCATGCGCGAGAAAATGGGCGAAGTGGCGAGACAAGCTGCTAGGGCCGTGGACTATTTAGGCGCTGGCACCATCGAGTTTCTGGTTGATGCCCACCGAAATTTTTACTTCATGGAAATGAACACGCGCCTGCAAGTGGAGCATCCCATCACCGAAATGGTGACAGACTTAGATTTGGTAGAAATGCAGATTCTAGTCGCTCAGGGCGAGCCTTTACCTTTTGAACAAAGCGATTTGGACCCGACGGGCTGGGCCATCGAAGCACGCGTTTGCGCTGAAGATCCAAATCAAAACTTTATACCATCACCAGGCCTCATCAAAAGCTACAAACAACCCGGCGGCCCGTACGTTCGAACTGACATGGCCATCTACGGCGGTTATGAAGTGGCTGTCGACTACGACTCCATGATTGGTAAAATTATCACTTGGGCTCCGACTCGGGATGTCGCGCTGAGGCGCTTAGACAGAGCACTGTCTGAACTCATCATTCAGGGTTGTGTGACCAACACAACTTTCCTACGACAAATCTTAAACTTCCACCCCTTCCATAGTGGCGATTACGACACGAGTATCATCGACAGACTCTGGGCTGAAACATCAGATTGGGTTCAAGATTCCGACCGCATCGCGGCCCTTTTAGGCGCTGCGTTGTTCTACCAAGAGCACGAGTGTTCATTGCAAACGAATGTTCAACTGAATCACGAAAAGCCGGACGCTCTTTCTGCGTGGCAACAAACTTTAGGGCTTGGCTTATGA